Proteins co-encoded in one Candidatus Nealsonbacteria bacterium CG07_land_8_20_14_0_80_39_13 genomic window:
- the atpG gene encoding ATP synthase F1 subunit gamma, which produces MSYQKIKQKINLTGNISEIVHAIEVTSIMKMKKTQKIALESRPFAIKFSGILARLLRYQEGGGFESDFFKEGKGDRILMAVLTSDRGFCGFYNKSVLKMAEEKIKEFNGKQEIEVVAIGKKTINFFKRRNAKVIKEFVRLSDFPSIDHIKPISNFLIEQFETQQYKKILFFFGHFVSTFIYEPKMVELLPSNLEQLTEELEKVTGKAEIGKEKFYDYIFEPSPEIIFKKLIPLLIRFRVYHLVLGAKAAEYSSRMVAMKRASENAKDLLRKLILKYNEVRQEQITSELLEITSAKEVLI; this is translated from the coding sequence ATGAGTTATCAGAAAATTAAGCAGAAAATAAATTTAACCGGAAATATATCCGAGATTGTCCATGCCATAGAGGTGACTTCAATTATGAAGATGAAGAAAACCCAGAAGATAGCCTTGGAATCACGGCCTTTTGCGATTAAATTTTCCGGAATTCTGGCAAGACTATTGAGATATCAGGAGGGAGGCGGTTTTGAAAGTGATTTTTTTAAGGAAGGGAAGGGAGACAGGATTTTGATGGCCGTTTTAACTTCCGACAGGGGATTTTGCGGATTTTACAATAAGAGCGTCTTGAAAATGGCTGAAGAAAAAATTAAAGAGTTCAACGGCAAACAGGAAATAGAGGTGGTTGCCATAGGGAAAAAAACAATTAATTTTTTCAAAAGAAGAAATGCCAAAGTAATAAAAGAATTTGTCCGGTTAAGCGATTTTCCTTCTATAGACCATATAAAGCCAATCAGCAATTTTTTGATCGAGCAGTTTGAAACTCAGCAATACAAAAAAATACTTTTTTTCTTCGGACATTTTGTTTCCACATTCATTTACGAGCCGAAGATGGTTGAACTGCTGCCGTCAAATCTTGAACAGCTCACTGAAGAATTGGAGAAGGTTACCGGAAAGGCGGAGATAGGGAAAGAAAAGTTTTACGATTACATTTTTGAGCCGTCGCCGGAAATTATTTTTAAAAAATTAATTCCCTTACTGATCAGATTCAGAGTTTATCATTTGGTTTTAGGGGCAAAGGCGGCCGAGTATTCAAGTCGGATGGTGGCGATGAAAAGAGCTTCTGAAAACGCTAAGGATTTATTAAGAAAATTAATATTAAAATACAATGAGGTGAGGCAAGAGCAAATTACCAGCGAGCTCTTGGAGATTACTTCGGCAAAAGAAGTTTTAATTTAA